In Puntigrus tetrazona isolate hp1 chromosome 7, ASM1883169v1, whole genome shotgun sequence, the following are encoded in one genomic region:
- the lrrc28 gene encoding leucine-rich repeat-containing protein 28 isoform X3, whose product MASELHEVILNYRNLNSFPVELLKDEGMQFLERLFMKRNSLTALPENLDQRLPNLIELYLHSNNIAIIPQAIGNLVKLQSLDLSDNALQVICPEIGQVRSLRHLRLANNQLKFLPQELGDLRELETLDVSMNLLRTLPERLHRCLSLQCLTADRNLLCCLPRQLCLLPDLNELSMAANCLTSLPLDLGRSMELQFVFVDNNAHLKGLPSYLYNKVIGCSGCGLAAQTSDVKQLCPTLGDVTVPLPSEVKAIGSETERVLPLEELACRVLHAAHSWTGKDARFLTPFLLPKSLLDVVRWPLGHCHRCSQPMFTIVYPKLFPLRETALAGVHKRSTVSFVAYCCSSRCLRTFDLQG is encoded by the exons ATGGCTTCTGAACTCCACGAAGTCA TCCTGAACTACAGAAACCTCAACAGCTTCCCCGTAGAGCTCCTCAAAGATGAAGGGATGCAGTTCCTGGAGCGTCTCTTCATGAAGAGAAACTCCCTCACCGCACTT CCAGAAAACCTGGATCAGAGACTTCCCAACCTGATAGAATT gtACCTGCACTCAAACAATATTGCGATAATTCCTCAAG CGATTGGCAATCTAGTGAAGCTGCAGTCACTGGACCTGAGTGACAACGCTCTTCAGGTCATCTGTCCAGAGATCGGTCAAGTGCGCTCACTGCGGCATTTGCGCTTGGCCAACAACCAGCTGAAGTTCCTCCCTCAAG AGCTGGGAGATCTCCGAGAGCTGGAGACTCTTGACGTGTCCATGAACCTCCTGAGGACTCTTCCCGAGCGTCTGCACCGGTGTCTGTCCCTGCAGTGCCTGACGGCGGACCGCAACCTGCTCTGCTGCCTTCCTCGTCAGCTCTGTCTGCTGCCCGACCTCAATGAGCTCTCCATGGCCGCCAACTGCCTGACTTCACTGCCCCTGG ATCTGGGGCGCTCCATGGAGCTGCAGTTTGTGTTTGTGGACAACAACGCTCATCTGAAGGGGCTTCCGTCGTATCTTTATAACAAAGTCATCGGCTGCAGTGG ATGCGGCCTAGCTGCGCAGACCTCTGACGTGAAGCAGCTCTGCCCGACGCTGGGAGACGTGACCGTTCCTCTGCCCTCTGAAGTGAAGGCCATCGGCTCCGAGACGGAGCGCGTGTTGCCTTTGGAGGAGCTGGCGTGCAGAGTCCTGCATGCGGCCCACAGCTGGACCGGCAAGG ATGCGAGGTTCCTGACGCCGTTTCTGCTGCCCAAGAGTCTGCTGGATGTGGTTCGTTGGCCTCTGGGTCACTGTCACCGCTGCAGTCAGCCCATGTTCACCATCGTCTACCCTAAACTGTTTCCTCTCAGAGAGACTGCGCTCGCAGGAGTGCACAAGAG AAGCACTGTGAGTTTTGTGGCGTACTGCTGCTCTAGCCGCTGCCTGAGAACGTTTGACCTGCAGGGCTGA
- the lrrc28 gene encoding leucine-rich repeat-containing protein 28 isoform X1 — MASELHEVIFMAKQERHKNLFLNYRNLNSFPVELLKDEGMQFLERLFMKRNSLTALPENLDQRLPNLIELYLHSNNIAIIPQAIGNLVKLQSLDLSDNALQVICPEIGQVRSLRHLRLANNQLKFLPQELGDLRELETLDVSMNLLRTLPERLHRCLSLQCLTADRNLLCCLPRQLCLLPDLNELSMAANCLTSLPLDLGRSMELQFVFVDNNAHLKGLPSYLYNKVIGCSGCGLAAQTSDVKQLCPTLGDVTVPLPSEVKAIGSETERVLPLEELACRVLHAAHSWTGKDARFLTPFLLPKSLLDVVRWPLGHCHRCSQPMFTIVYPKLFPLRETALAGVHKRSTVSFVAYCCSSRCLRTFDLQG; from the exons ATGGCTTCTGAACTCCACGAAGTCATTTTTATGGCCAAGCAAGAGCGGCACAAGAACCTTTTCCTGAACTACAGAAACCTCAACAGCTTCCCCGTAGAGCTCCTCAAAGATGAAGGGATGCAGTTCCTGGAGCGTCTCTTCATGAAGAGAAACTCCCTCACCGCACTT CCAGAAAACCTGGATCAGAGACTTCCCAACCTGATAGAATT gtACCTGCACTCAAACAATATTGCGATAATTCCTCAAG CGATTGGCAATCTAGTGAAGCTGCAGTCACTGGACCTGAGTGACAACGCTCTTCAGGTCATCTGTCCAGAGATCGGTCAAGTGCGCTCACTGCGGCATTTGCGCTTGGCCAACAACCAGCTGAAGTTCCTCCCTCAAG AGCTGGGAGATCTCCGAGAGCTGGAGACTCTTGACGTGTCCATGAACCTCCTGAGGACTCTTCCCGAGCGTCTGCACCGGTGTCTGTCCCTGCAGTGCCTGACGGCGGACCGCAACCTGCTCTGCTGCCTTCCTCGTCAGCTCTGTCTGCTGCCCGACCTCAATGAGCTCTCCATGGCCGCCAACTGCCTGACTTCACTGCCCCTGG ATCTGGGGCGCTCCATGGAGCTGCAGTTTGTGTTTGTGGACAACAACGCTCATCTGAAGGGGCTTCCGTCGTATCTTTATAACAAAGTCATCGGCTGCAGTGG ATGCGGCCTAGCTGCGCAGACCTCTGACGTGAAGCAGCTCTGCCCGACGCTGGGAGACGTGACCGTTCCTCTGCCCTCTGAAGTGAAGGCCATCGGCTCCGAGACGGAGCGCGTGTTGCCTTTGGAGGAGCTGGCGTGCAGAGTCCTGCATGCGGCCCACAGCTGGACCGGCAAGG ATGCGAGGTTCCTGACGCCGTTTCTGCTGCCCAAGAGTCTGCTGGATGTGGTTCGTTGGCCTCTGGGTCACTGTCACCGCTGCAGTCAGCCCATGTTCACCATCGTCTACCCTAAACTGTTTCCTCTCAGAGAGACTGCGCTCGCAGGAGTGCACAAGAG AAGCACTGTGAGTTTTGTGGCGTACTGCTGCTCTAGCCGCTGCCTGAGAACGTTTGACCTGCAGGGCTGA
- the mef2ab gene encoding myocyte-specific enhancer factor 2A, whose protein sequence is MGRKKIQITRIMDERNRQVTFTKRKFGLMKKAYELSVLCDCEIALIIFNSSNKLFQYASTDMDKVLLKYTEYNEPHESRTNSDIVEVLNKKEQRGCDSPDPEAAYVLTPHTEEKYQKINEEFDNMMRNHKLVTAALGQQSYSIPLTLPVTNPTTLSYSTDSSLTPQCPSAGQTYGMPGSSDVALPNGVHSSHVANGFVGVSEGNGMGRVASVKPQASSTLGRKPDLRVLIPPVSKGPASSPPPEEGEEHLRIDNSPSGQSLTTPVVTVATPSLNPQGLVYSAMTSSFAADFVLSSTEASSLHSFSSPDAAPSGTGSSWKHGHHGHSGFGAQRTAQPQLPASDPASSISIKSEPVSPPRERPGHSPYPNIHARPRPGSGQEVGRSPAESFSSSGSSYEGSDREDQRLDSHPGPAASGLRSSPETESREDPLVKRMRTDSWVT, encoded by the exons ATGGGGCGAAAGAAGATACAGATTACTCGCATAATGgatgagagaaacagacag GTGACGTTCACAAAGAGGAAGTTTGGCCTGATGAAGAAGGCGTATGAGCTCAGTGTTCTGTGTGACTGTGAAATAGCCCTGATTATCTTCAACAGCTCCAATAAGCTCTTCCAGTACGCCAGCACGGACATGGACAAGGTCCTGCTCAAGTACACGGAGTACAACGAACCTCACGAGAGCAGAACCAACTCGGACATTGTAGAA GTGCTGAACAAGAAGGAACAAAGAGGTTGCGACAGCCCGGATCCAGAAGCGGCGTATGTCCTCACTCCTCACACGGAGGAGAAATATCAGAAGATTAATGAAGAGTTTGACAACATGATGAGAAATCACAAACTTGTAA CCGCCGCTCTAGGTCAACAGAGTTACTCGATACCGCTGACTTTGCCCGTCACCAACCCCACCACCCTGTCCTACAGCACAGACAGCTCTCTGACACCCCAGTGTCCCTCAGCGGGACAAACAT ATGGCATGCCGGGATCCTCAGACGTCGCTCTTCCAAACGGTGTGCACTCCAGTCATGTGG CCAATGGCTTTGTTGGCGTTTCAGAAGGAAACGGTATGGGAAGAGTCGCTTCTGTCAAACCTCAAGCGTCATCCACGTTGGGCCGCAAACCTGATCTCAGAGTACTCATTCCTCCCGTGAGCAAGGGCCCTGCTTCTTCACCG CCGCCAGAGGAAGGAGAGGAACATTTG AGAATAGACAACTCTCCGTCCGGCCAATCACTGACCACGCCCGTGGTAACCGTGGCGACCCCCAGTCTAAATCCCCAGGGCCTCGTGTACTCGGCCATGACATCGTCGTTCGCCGCAG ATTTTGTCTTGAGCAGTACAGAGGCCAGCTCTTTGCACAGCTTCAGTTCGCCGGACGCTGCCCCATCAGGAACAGGGTCTTCATGGAAACACGGCCATCACGGTCATTCAGGCTTCGGTGCTCAGAG AACCGCACAACCTCAGCTTCCGGCGTCCGACCCCGCCAGCTCCATCAGCATCAAATCCGAGCCCGTCTCCCCTCCCAGAGAGCGTCCCGGTCACTCGCCGTACCCCAACATCCACGCCAGGCCTCGGCCCGGCTCCGGACAGGAAGTGGGCCGCTCTCCCGCTGAGAGCTTCAGCTCTTCCGGCAGCTCGTATGAAGGCAGCGACCGCGAGGACCAGCGTCTGGACTCTCACCCGGGCCCCGCCGCATCGGGACTGAGGTCGTCGCCGGAGACGGAGAGCCGGGAAGATCCCTTGGTCAAACGCATGCGCACGGACAGCTGGGTCACTTAA
- the lrrc28 gene encoding leucine-rich repeat-containing protein 28 isoform X2, translating into MASELHEVIFMAKQERHKNLFLNYRNLNSFPVELLKDEGMQFLERLFMKRNSLTALPENLDQRLPNLIELYLHSNNIAIIPQAIGNLVKLQSLDLSDNALQVICPEIGQVRSLRHLRLANNQLKFLPQELGDLRELETLDVSMNLLRTLPERLHRCLSLQCLTADRNLLCCLPRQLCLLPDLNELSMAANCLTSLPLDLGRSMELQFVFVDNNAHLKGLPSYLYNKVIGCSGCGLAAQTSDVKQLCPTLGDVTVPLPSEVKAIGSETERVLPLEELACRVLHAAHSWTGKDARFLTPFLLPKSLLDVVRWPLGHCHRCSQPMFTIVYPKLFPLRETALAGVHKSTVSFVAYCCSSRCLRTFDLQG; encoded by the exons ATGGCTTCTGAACTCCACGAAGTCATTTTTATGGCCAAGCAAGAGCGGCACAAGAACCTTTTCCTGAACTACAGAAACCTCAACAGCTTCCCCGTAGAGCTCCTCAAAGATGAAGGGATGCAGTTCCTGGAGCGTCTCTTCATGAAGAGAAACTCCCTCACCGCACTT CCAGAAAACCTGGATCAGAGACTTCCCAACCTGATAGAATT gtACCTGCACTCAAACAATATTGCGATAATTCCTCAAG CGATTGGCAATCTAGTGAAGCTGCAGTCACTGGACCTGAGTGACAACGCTCTTCAGGTCATCTGTCCAGAGATCGGTCAAGTGCGCTCACTGCGGCATTTGCGCTTGGCCAACAACCAGCTGAAGTTCCTCCCTCAAG AGCTGGGAGATCTCCGAGAGCTGGAGACTCTTGACGTGTCCATGAACCTCCTGAGGACTCTTCCCGAGCGTCTGCACCGGTGTCTGTCCCTGCAGTGCCTGACGGCGGACCGCAACCTGCTCTGCTGCCTTCCTCGTCAGCTCTGTCTGCTGCCCGACCTCAATGAGCTCTCCATGGCCGCCAACTGCCTGACTTCACTGCCCCTGG ATCTGGGGCGCTCCATGGAGCTGCAGTTTGTGTTTGTGGACAACAACGCTCATCTGAAGGGGCTTCCGTCGTATCTTTATAACAAAGTCATCGGCTGCAGTGG ATGCGGCCTAGCTGCGCAGACCTCTGACGTGAAGCAGCTCTGCCCGACGCTGGGAGACGTGACCGTTCCTCTGCCCTCTGAAGTGAAGGCCATCGGCTCCGAGACGGAGCGCGTGTTGCCTTTGGAGGAGCTGGCGTGCAGAGTCCTGCATGCGGCCCACAGCTGGACCGGCAAGG ATGCGAGGTTCCTGACGCCGTTTCTGCTGCCCAAGAGTCTGCTGGATGTGGTTCGTTGGCCTCTGGGTCACTGTCACCGCTGCAGTCAGCCCATGTTCACCATCGTCTACCCTAAACTGTTTCCTCTCAGAGAGACTGCGCTCGCAGGAGTGCACAAGAG CACTGTGAGTTTTGTGGCGTACTGCTGCTCTAGCCGCTGCCTGAGAACGTTTGACCTGCAGGGCTGA